From a single Glycine soja cultivar W05 chromosome 19, ASM419377v2, whole genome shotgun sequence genomic region:
- the LOC114400168 gene encoding alpha-dioxygenase 1-like translates to MWSLVTDLIRALAARVIHQLIHKDFHEAVARMTIIDAFLFIIVHSIDKLGLWHRLPVFFGLLYLGIRRHLQQQYNLFNVGTTPVGIRFNPSDFPYRTDDGKYNDPFNEVAGSQGSFFGRNILPVDHKNKLLKPDPMVVATKLLARRTYKDTGKQFNVIAASWIQFMIHDWIDHLEDTNQIELIAPREVASQCPLKSFKFYKTKEIPTGFFEIKSGSSNIRTPWWDGSVIYGSNREVLEKVRTFKDGKIKISKDGHLLHNENGTAISGDVRNSWAGVSTLQALFTQEHNAVCDALKSNYPHLEDEEVYRHARLVTSAVIAKVHTIDWTVELLKTDTLLAAMHANWYGLLGKTFKDTFGHVGGAALGGLVGLKRPENHGVTYSLTEEFVSAYRIHSLLPDNLQLRDISATPGPNKSPPLIKEIPMKNLIGVQGEEALTKIGVERQLVSMGHQACGALELWNYPLWLRDLVPQNIDGTERKDHIDLAALEIYRDRERSVARYNQFRRALLLIPISKWEDLTDDQEAIQVLEEVYGDDIEELDLLVGLMAEKKIKGFAISETAFTIFIFMSSRRLEADRFFTSNFNEDAYTKKGLEWVNTTESLKNVIDRHYPEMTHKWLNSSSVFSVWNSPPNTQNPIPLYLRVSH, encoded by the exons ATGTGGTCTCTAGTAACGGATCTCATTAGAGCTCTTGCAGCAAGAGTTATACACCAACTCATCCATAAAGATTTCCATGAAGCAGTGGCTAGGATGACAATAATAGACGCTTTTCTCTTCATC ATTGTACACTCCATAGACAAGTTGGGGTTATGGCATCGTTTGCCTGTTTTCTTTGGACTATTATACTTGGGCATTCGTCGTCACCTTCAACAACAATACAACCTCTTCAACGTTGGAACAACACCAGTAGGAATTAGGTTCAACCCTTCTGATTTTCCATACAGAACAGATGATGGAAAATATAATGACCCTTTCAACGAAGTTGCTGGCAGCCAAGGGTCTTTCTTTGGCAGAAATATTCTCCCTGTAGATCATAAAAACAAG CTGTTGAAGCCTGATCCAATGGTGGTAGCCACGAAACTACTAGCTAGGAGGACATACAAGGACACTGGGAAGCAATTCAATGTGATAGCAGCTTCTTGGATTCAGTTTATGATTCATGATTGGATCGATCATCTAGAGGACACCAACCAG ATTGAACTCATCGCACCAAGAGAAGTTGCAAGCCAATGCCCTCTCAAATCTTTCAAGTTCTACAAGACAAAGGAAATTCCCACTGGCTTCTTTGAGATCAAATCCGGATCGTCAAACATCCGTACACCTTGGtg GGATGGAAGCGTCATATATGGAAGCAATAGAGAAGTTTTAGAGAAAGTGAGAACTTTCAAAGATGGGAAGATAAAGATATCAAAGGATGGTCATCTTCTCCATAACGAAAATGGAACAGCAATTTCAGGTGATGTCCGGAATAGTTGGGCTGGTGTTTCAACCTTGCAGGCACTTTTCACTCAAGAGCACAATGCAGTATGTGATGCTCTCAAG AGTAATTATCCTCActtggaagatgaagaagtttatCGTCATGCAAGATTGGTGACCTCAGCTGTGATTGCAAAGGTTCATACTATCGATTGGACCGTAGAGCTCCTTAAAACTGACACTTTACTAGCAGCAATGCATGCTAATTG gtATGGATTATTAGGGAAGACATTTAAGGATACATTTGGGCATGTTGGTGGAGCCGCCTTGGGTGGACTAGTGGGTCTTAAGAGACCAGAAAATCATGGTGTCACATACTCTTTAACTGAGGAATTTGTGAGTGCTTATAGAATACACTCACTCTTGCCTGATAACTTGCAATTGAGAGACATATCTGCTACCCCAGGACCTAACAAATCTCCACCATTAATCAAAGA GATTCCTATGAAAAATTTGATTGGAGTGCAAGGAGAAGAAGCATTGACAAAAATAGGAGTTGAAAGGCAACTTGTGTCAATGGGTCATCAAGCTTGTGGGGCCCTAGAGCTTTGGAACTATCCATTGTGGCTCAGAGATCTTGTACCACAGAACATAGATGGAACCGAAAGGAAAGATCATATAGATCTTGCTGCTCTTGAAA TTTACAGGGATAGAGAGAGGAGTGTGGCTAGATATAACCAATTCAGAAGGGCTTTATTGTTGATACCTATCTCCAAGTGGGAAGATCTAACAGATGACCAAGAAGCAATTCAAGTATTGGAAGAGGTATATGGTGATGACATTGAAGAGTTAGATCTACTAGTAGGCCTCATggcagagaagaaaataaagggtTTTGCAATTAGCGAGACAGCTTTTACAATATTCATATTCATGTCAAGCag gAGGCTAGAAGCTGACAGATTCTTCACTAGTAATTTTAATGAGGATGCGTATACCAAGAAAGGACTAGAATGGGTGAACACAACTGAGAGCTTGAAGAATGTGATTGATCGTCACTATCCTGAAATGACACATAAGTGGTTAAACTCTTCGAGTGTTTTTTCTGTTTGGAACTCACCCCCAAACACTCAAAATCCCATTCCTTTATACCTTCGTGTTTCCCATTAA